Proteins from a genomic interval of Thermoanaerobacterium thermosaccharolyticum DSM 571:
- a CDS encoding peptidase MA family metallohydrolase: MRKNKNLVAIVFIVFVLAILLNGSILTKAYPVYKVIGKDKIENSIKNFKTKEGKHFIIRYTEPDSKYVDLIINTAEKHYYDIIKDLGYTPKGKSTIIVYNNPDEMNKDFSLAKGENAMGIYLNGVISIESPSLWISPGQDVTKVFQYEGPVVHEFTHLVVDDIANGNYPIWFTEGIALLEEYRQDGYEWGKDLNYNGAPYTYEQLKNDFNSLDEMLAYKRAFQVTKAISDKYGMGTIREMLRDLGSGMSIESSFYKETGLRLDVFVNNAKE, encoded by the coding sequence ATTTATTGTTTTTGTACTTGCTATTTTGTTGAATGGCAGTATCTTGACAAAAGCATATCCGGTGTATAAAGTAATTGGAAAAGATAAAATTGAAAATAGCATTAAGAATTTTAAGACAAAGGAAGGCAAACATTTTATTATAAGGTACACAGAACCAGATAGCAAATATGTTGACCTTATTATTAATACGGCTGAGAAACATTATTATGATATTATAAAAGATTTGGGATATACTCCAAAAGGCAAATCAACTATTATAGTTTATAACAATCCTGATGAGATGAACAAAGATTTTTCTCTTGCAAAAGGGGAAAATGCTATGGGCATATACTTAAATGGTGTAATTAGCATAGAATCGCCATCGCTTTGGATATCTCCTGGGCAGGATGTAACAAAGGTATTTCAATATGAAGGACCTGTTGTGCACGAGTTTACTCATCTTGTTGTAGATGATATTGCAAATGGAAATTATCCTATATGGTTTACAGAAGGTATTGCTCTTTTAGAAGAGTACAGACAGGATGGCTATGAATGGGGAAAAGATTTAAACTATAATGGTGCCCCGTACACTTATGAGCAATTGAAGAACGATTTTAATTCGCTTGATGAAATGCTTGCTTATAAAAGGGCTTTTCAAGTGACAAAGGCTATAAGCGATAAATATGGAATGGGAACAATAAGAGAGATGCTTAGAGATTTAGGAAGTGGAATGAGTATAGAATCAAGCTTTTATAAAGAGACAGGCTTAAGACTCGATGTCTTTGTCAACAATGCTAAGGAGT